Below is a genomic region from Chiroxiphia lanceolata isolate bChiLan1 chromosome W unlocalized genomic scaffold, bChiLan1.pri scaffold_119_arrow_ctg1, whole genome shotgun sequence.
CTGTgactccacagagctgctcgCACCATGTGGAAGACGCTCGTCTCCTCCAGAGGGACTAAGGAGCCGGTGCTGCAGATCCTCTTCCGTGTGCTGGAATACTGGCCAGCGCACAGGAGACGCACCTCTGATGGGGATGAGAGGGATGtctttgccctggctgtgagtttcTTGAGCTGGCCTCTGCTCGCCCCCACGTTGCCTCTGGGATGCCTTTCCATCCTCCCTCACCactgcttctccctgccccaggcactgGGCTGCAGGCCTGCCTTACGGGCAGGTTCAGGGACACCAGGCTGGGGGATCCCCCTGTGTCTCCCCTGACCTGTTCCTGCCACTCTTGGGCCCTGCCACATGGACATCTGGGCCCTGAGAGCTGTCTCTGGGTGCTTTGTCTTTGGCAGGCAACTGTGGCACTCTGGGAGATCCTCCAGCTGTCCTGGTGCCCAGGGGCAGTGAAGGACAATTTCCCCCGCCTCCTTCCGACTCTGCTCTTCCAAGTTTTCATCAGCACAGAGGAGATGTCAGAGGGGGTTGAGACCTTCTGGAGGCGATGCCGGGAGCAGCGCAGCCTTCCCCCCAACCCCAAcaggtgctccatcccagtcccctctccctgccacgccctcggggctggggccagggctctgtgcctgacctgggctgtgctctgcacacaggTTTGCAGTGCAGACTGTTaaagccctgctgctccagctgctggatgagGACGTGCTGATGGCGATCGCTCGCAAGTGTGTCTGGGACATGCTCCTCAAGGCTGACAGCCACCACTATGCAGTGGGTCTGCTGGCCAGGTGAGAGCCCTTTCTCCCAACTGCCCCTGTCATTTCTGCCCTGTGCACAGGCCACCCCACACAGTGCCCGTGCTGCTGGGCCAGAGGGTCTTGGCAGCCAGGGATGGCTGAGCAAagtggaaaaggcagagaggggCGGCTGCACAGGAGGAGCCACCTCCCAAAGTGCCCAAGTCCTCTCCTGGGCTGGTGGCCAAAGATCAGGCCTGTGTGAGTCAGTCCCAGGAGAGCTTTGCCCACCTGGCTCAGGGTCTCTGGCACCTTTATTCCCCcttgcagggagctgtgccGTGTCTCCCGCTCCTTCTGCCACAGCATCGCCGTCAGCCTGCTCCCACGGCTCAGCAGGGAAGAGCCCCTGTGGGAACTGCCTGCCCTGGCCTTCCTGGTGGAGGTGAGCCTGATGGCGAGCGctgcctggcccagctgcctccccctctctgccctctcacAGCCGCAGCCGCCCGGGACGGTGCCtgcaccctgtgctgctgcctgggcccagCCCCGGGCGGGTCCGGGCTCCTGCCCGCCGGGTCCCCCatcactgctccctgcctttcagGTCCTGCACTGCCTGAACCCCAGACAATGTGGGCCCAGCGTCCTGCAGATAATTTCAAGGCGCCTGCGCAGCCAGTGCCCGGAGAGGCGTCGCCTGGCGCTCCGAGGCCTGGTGGTGCTCAGCAAGGCTCCCTCAATGGTGAGCAGGGGGCAGGGGCTGAAGCCGGGCCGGCAGCGTGGGGCTGTGCAAGGCAGTAGCTTGGCCTTGGCTGGCCTTtggcagctgtggcagctgctcccagctctcctcctccccgtTCAGCTGCCCGACTCCTTTGGGAAGTGCCTTTGGCCTCTGGGCCCCGTGGCAGCAGCGTGGGGCTGCACCACAGCATTGTGTTCCACACAGGCTAAGAGCATCCGGAGCCTGAATGAAAGCCTCCTGGAGCTACTGCAGGATGCAGACACGGACGCAGTTCAGATGACCCTCTCAGCGTTCATCAATGTACTGGGCTTGAAAATCATCCAAATATCCAGCCCAATTGCCCTGAAGTTGCTTGAGGCGCTGCGGCCACTCTTTGACAACGTAAGGCTCTGTGCCCCTCATCGTGGGCACTGAGTGCTGCCAGGAAACTTTGGGCCCAGTGTCTTTTCAGGCCTGTGCCCCGGTGGGCCTGGAGAAGCCAGTGCTGaggtcttttcctcttcctttgcaccaggagcacagccagctgcagcagctctccatgCTCCTCTTCCGGGAGGTGATGGAGGCGACAGAGAGGAGCAAGAACCTAAAGCCACCCGTGTACCTGAGTCTGGTGCCATTCTACTTCAACTGGCACGATGACAACCAACATGTGGCAGAGGTGAGGACTCGTGGGCTCTGGTGTCCCCatggcaggaggctgctgtgcctcctgccctggcccatGGTcgcctgcagcctcctcctggcCTTGGCACAGGGATGCgggtgctgtgccctgggctgcgGTGCCATGGCCCGCCCTCTGTTGCTGTGCAGGCCTCTCGGAGAGCACTGTTTGGTGCAGCCAGGTTCCTGAAGTGGAGGGACCTTGAGCACTTGGTGACCATGGAGCAGCCATGGAGGTTTCCCGAGTGCCTGGTAAGGACGGTCCCAaagccccagcccctggctcccAGGGATCacccagccctctgctccccctAAACCCGGCCCCAGTGGCTGCTGGACGGGCCTCAGGGCTCTGAGGGCAGGGGAGCCCCGTGCTGGGGGCAGGGAGCACCCGGCCAAGGGGCAGAGCCTGAGCCCAGCCTTCCCTCCGTGCCCTGGCGCtctttgcagctggaaaaggacagGAGCCGAGTGGGCCAGTACGTGCGCCAGGCCCTGCCGTACCTGGAGAGCCCAGAGGAGCCCCTGCGAAAGCTGGCCATCAAGTTTCTGGGTGAGCCACAAGGCCGGggtccctccccgccccgctgcAGCTCGGCCCCAGCCCCGGTTGCTGCAGCGGCAGCAGGATGCGGCCCAGAGCATGTGGAGCCCCGAGTGGCCTGGCCCCTGCTGccgccctgtgccagcccagccctggggcgTCCCCATGCGGGAAGgccccgggctcagccctgccaggccaGGAGGCCGTGTGGCCGGGCTGGCAGC
It encodes:
- the LOC116781295 gene encoding maestro heat-like repeat-containing protein family member 6; this translates as MAGRRFSLLRLLRRKKDEESPGAAPAQQPEEVQQVQPPQEDAGQERTEEQLRARGRFRRAAQTFMKFMGSRRRQSRITPADVQAQPDTIPTQLKAQPDVSTASTAVPAKCDTTTSDHTTHWDTTSSDAVSHCDSVLPGLTEEADATTTEGVASTDAAPVQRLADTPSLEFLEERAVSAEVAMTPDRDMQQRPPTVPKLAWVKEEEKEESPGAAPAQQPEEVQQVQPPQEDAGQERTEEQLRARGRFRRAAQLVCRFIRYIWHEEATFMATGDTANSDLFNAQTSAALLDLLVENGVYKAKQVPAIVRCIHQWLTSNVSDEHRLDKTLVLLTEAHPTDVAVTLLCSAPACDRAARTMWKTLVSSRGTKEPVLQILFRVLEYWPAHRRRTSDGDERDVFALAATVALWEILQLSWCPGAVKDNFPRLLPTLLFQVFISTEEMSEGVETFWRRCREQRSLPPNPNRFAVQTVKALLLQLLDEDVLMAIARKCVWDMLLKADSHHYAVGLLARELCRVSRSFCHSIAVSLLPRLSREEPLWELPALAFLVEVLHCLNPRQCGPSVLQIISRRLRSQCPERRRLALRGLVVLSKAPSMAKSIRSLNESLLELLQDADTDAVQMTLSAFINVLGLKIIQISSPIALKLLEALRPLFDNEHSQLQQLSMLLFREVMEATERSKNLKPPVYLSLVPFYFNWHDDNQHVAEASRRALFGAARFLKWRDLEHLVTMEQPWRFPECLLEKDRSRVGQYVRQALPYLESPEEPLRKLAIKFLGIAARSMKQEQPELQLICQALQGMTDDSPAVSNLAVETLHIIRTVRRTPFFPFW